The genomic stretch AGATCTTCGAACGGTTTTCGAGAGACTACGAAAGTGCAAGCTCAAGATGAATCCTTTAAAATGCGCTTTCGGTGTTAGCTCTGGCAAGTTTTTGGGTTTCATCGTAAACGTCGTCGAGGAATTGAGATAGATCAATCCAAAATCAAGGCAATAAAAGACATGCCGGAACCGTCTACACTTAAAGATCTTCGAAGTCTTCAAGGTCGTTTAGCTTACATACGCCGATTCATTTCCAATTTGGCAGGACGATGTCACCCGTTTAGTCATCTAATGAAAAAAGGTGCTCCTTTCGAGTGGGATGAATCGTGTCGGAAAGCTTTCGATGACATCAAGAAGTATTTGTCAAATCCTCCAGTATTAGGAGCGCCAATTCCTGGGAAGTCGATCATTCTGTACATATCGGCCCAAGAACACTCGATGGGGGCATTATGTGCTCAAGAGAATGAAGACGGTAAAGAAAGAGCCCTATACTATTTGAGTCGCACACTTGTTGGAGCCGAATTGGATTATTCGCCCATTGAGAAGATGTGTTTAGCTCTCATCTTCGCCATCCAAAAGTTGCGCCATTACTTTCAAGCTCACACCGTCCACGTCATTTCTAAAGCTGATCCGATCAAGTACATTTTGTCGAGGCCGGTGTTCTCGGACGACTCGCCAAATGGGCCGTCTTTGTTGAAGCAAAGATATGACATAGTTTACATTCCTCAAAAGGTCTGTCAAGGGACAAGCGTTGGCAGATTTCTTAGCGGATCATCCAGTTCCGGGAAAATGTAGTTTTTCTGACGAACTTCCCGGAGAAGGAGTCTTCTGCATTGACGTTCTTCCTTCTTGGCAGATGTACTTTGATGGAGCCGCTCGTCAAGACGGAGCAGGAGCCGGAGTCATATTCATTTCGCCGGAAAAACATCTCCTGCCATATTCATTCATACTTCCAGAGTTGTGCACAAATAACGCCGCCGAATATCAAGCTTTGATCATAGGCGTACAAATGGCTCTCGAATTGGGATGCAAAGATCTAGACATATACGGTGATGCCAAGTTGATAATCAATCAATTGCTCGGCGAGTATGAAGTCAAAGAAGAAAGTCTTGTGCCATATCATAAATTAGCTTCCCGGTGCCTACAAAAACTTGATTCGGTCTTCTTAGGTCATATACAAAGGAGTGCCAACAAGATGGCCGACGCTCTGGCAAATCTCGCAGCCACTTTGGCACTGGGGGCAAGTATTCCTTCTTCAGTTCCGATTTGCAAAAAATGGGTAGTGTTGCCAGAAGAAGAAGATGACGATTTGACAGAAGACGTCAATGCAATTTCGGTCTACGTAATCAACAAAGAAGATTGGCGTCAGCCGATCATCGATTACTTAGAGCATAAAAAGTTGCCAACTGATCTCAGGCACAAGATGGAGGTGCGACGTCGCTCTGCTCGCTTCATATACTACAAAGGGATTTTATATCGCCGATCATTCAATGGACTTTGGTTATGATGCCTCGATGAAGATGAAGGTCTGCACACCATGGAAGAGGCACATGCCGGCATATGCGGTGCTCACCAATCGGGACCGAAGTTGTGCGATCGAATCAAAAGAATGGGCTATTATTGGCCGACAATGGTGCAAGATTGCATGGAGTATGCGAAGAAGTGTGACGCTTGTCAGTTTCATGGAAACTTCATTCATCAACCGCCTGAGGTGCTCCACCCTACAGTTTCATCGTGGCCATTTGAAGCTTGAGGACTCGATGTAGTTGGACCCTTACCAACTAAGTCGTCTGCCGGACATCTATTCATCTTGGCCGGAACTGATTATTTTTCGAAATGGGCGGAAGCTGTTCCTCTTCGAGAAGTGAAAAAGGAGAATGTTGCAGATTTCGTGCGAACGCATATCATATATCGATATGGAGTGCCAAGGTATATCATTACCGACAATGGCAAAAACTTTTACAACAAGCTCATGGATGCATTGATGGAAAAGTTCAAATTCGTCCAACGTAATTCTTCAATGTATAATGCGCCAGCCAATGGTCTCGCCGAAGCTTTCAACAAGACTCTCTGCAATTTGTTGAAGAAAATGGTCTCAAAATCAAAACGTGATTGGCATGAGAGGCTCGGGGAAGCACTTTGGGCTTATCGCACCACGTATAGAACTCCAACCCAATCAACACCTTATGCCTTGGTTTATGGAGTAGAGGCGGTCCTTCCACTTGAATTGGAAATTCCTTCTCTTCGTATGGCCATACAAATGGGTCAGCGGAAGGCGAAAATGAAAAGCTGCGTTTAATGAGCTCAAGCTCTTGATGAGAAAAGGCTCGATGCGCAGAGAATTTGGAATGCTATCGGGCGCGATTATCaagggcattcaacaagaaggttcgTCCTAGATCTTTCCAAGTTGGCGATATGGTCTTGGCAGTCCGGAGGCCCATCATCATGCCTCGTAAGGCCGGAAATAAGTTCACTTCCAAGTGGGACGGGCCTTATGTTGTGCAAGAAGTCTACACCAACGGCGCGTACAAGATTGTTGATAATGATGGAGTACGTGTTGGTCCGATTAATGCCAAGTTTTTGAAGCGCTATTACGCGTAAGATGACAATTCTCCAATAAGCTCCTGAGTACGAGCCTAAActgcaaacaaaaaaaaaaaaaaatccgaaaaaaaaaaaaaaaaaaaatccgaaaaaaaaaaaaattccaaacacaaacttccctttaacgaactacgttggcttgatcctGCAAAGTATTATTATTTTGTAGGTACGTAGGCAGCTTAAGTAAAACTCTTTTACTTAGGTGCGGCCAAACCCCCCAAACAAAATCTCCTCTTCTTCATtttgaactacgttggcttgatctcGTAAGGTATATTTATTTGTGCTTTATGAGTACGTAGGCAGCTGAAGTAAGCCATTTACTTTAGTCCAGCCACATCAAACAAAAAATACACTCCTGGCCCATAAGAGTATAAATTATGAACGGCAAAATGAAATGAATAAGAAAGATtgagaaataaaaacaaataaagctcaatttattattatccatgtttcaaaaaaaaaaaaaaaaaaaaaaaaacacacacacacttcTAAGTGTCCAAAAAAAAGGGCGTCTAAAAAAAATACAACAAATGACATCACGGAGACCATGCTAAGTTCTTTAAAGCTTCGGCTGATTCGGTGAAGGTTCTTTCAACATGTTCAATCTTCTCGACTTCTTGCCTTGCAATCATCATACGAGCTTCCAAGGAGGACTCCTCTTGAGTAGAA from Silene latifolia isolate original U9 population chromosome 2, ASM4854445v1, whole genome shotgun sequence encodes the following:
- the LOC141638246 gene encoding uncharacterized protein LOC141638246; this encodes MPEPSTLKDLRSLQGRLAYIRRFISNLAGRCHPFSHLMKKGAPFEWDESCRKAFDDIKKYLSNPPVLGAPIPGKSIILYISAQEHSMGALCAQENEDGKERALYYLSRTLVGAELDYSPIEKMCLALIFAIQKLRHYFQAHTVHVISKADPIKYILSRPVFSDDSPNGPSLLKQRYDIVYIPQKMYFDGAARQDGAGAGVIFISPEKHLLPYSFILPELCTNNAAEYQALIIGVQMALELGCKDLDIYGDAKLIINQLLGEYEVKEESLVPYHKLASRCLQKLDSVFLGHIQRSANKMADALANLAATLALGASIPSSVPICKKWVVLPEEEDDDLTEDVNAISVYVINKEDWRQPIIDYLEHKKLPTDLRHKMEVRRRSARFIYYKGILYRRSFNGLWL